TTCGGTAAGGTAAGAATTATGTGAGAAGGAAATGTAAATTCCAGGTgactaaaaaagaagaagaagaaaatagatGAGATTAAAAATGAAAGAGTCCAAGTGTAAGCAAAAGGTAGATGAGAATACAGTCCCTGTTACTAAACACTCAAGTTGGCACATTCCAGGGAGTCAGGTTGCTATTAAGTTGACTGGAAGATCACAAGCTTTCTGTGGTAATCAAAGTGGTTTTATTTATATGTCTTGCTGTGATTATTCTCCGTTGTATAATTACCCAAATGTAATTTTATGCAATGAGTTTTTGAAACAGTGTACATCTTCTgtctttttaacattttgttatTGATGTTTTGCATCGACTTCATGCTGAAATCTTTCTTAATTTATGTGgctttcaacaaaaaaaaaatatttttacacCGAAAGGCAATGAGACTCTATGAAAAGGTATATTCTTTCAATCGAACAAAGGTAGAGAATGAACAAAAAGGAAAGTAGGATGGGCATAGATTAGTATGCACATGGTAAGAAGTATGTATTCACACTACCGAGTGCATGAAATGAATTTATACGAAGTTTGTACGAGTTGTGAATTTTATACAAAGTCTACAGACAGTAGCTGAGAAGATGGCACATTTTGTAAATTATGTGATATTTTAAAGGCACCATCCTAATAAGTCTTGCCTGCTGCTAATAATGTAGTTTGAAGCAACATGCATGCtcgttgtcttttttttttactctatgTGTAATTATGTTCTGCGAGTAAAGAGTCTCGTGGAGGGTAAGGGGATGTAGAAGGTTTGGCATGTTGGTGTGCCCTCTGAAACCAATGCAATATGGGTGGAGGCAACAGTGGAACAGCACAAGGTTGGGTGTGAGAGTCAGAGGCGAAGTTGTAGTCCTGGCAAAATGACAACGCGAGCACAACCATTGGACATGGCTAATTATGTGACTAATGTGTTTGTGTCTGCCTCTGATCAGCCGTCATGTAGGCAAGGTGAAGTTGCCATGGAGACACAAATGATGTGATGTGTTGAATTACTGgacatcagagaaagaaattgaaagttATTTTCAAGATTGCATGAAGACACTCCTGAAGAGCGATTATCCAGAAGTATGATAAATGGGTGCAACGATCTCAACTTATTTCGGACTAAAAGTAGCCTAGGTATGATCATTTGCATGAAGATACAGAGGCAGTACGATTGTGAGGGAGAAAAATTGAAGTTATTGAACTCAACACAGGGAAGATTGTATTAGCATGATAagatattatttttgtagtcaGTCTCATGCTGGTTGTGCCACATAATtgtaaagtaaacaaaaaaaaatattgttcacAAAATGCTAAAATAATAAACTAAGAGATATGCTTATGAAACAAGAATGCTGCAAGCCAAGACTCTTTTTGTGATGAAGACTCGAGTGTCTTGTTTTCTTTAATATAAACACAAAatctttctttgatttcattCTTCAAGTAAATTCTTTACCATCAACATATTACATTCAAGATGTGTGAGCACATATATGCAGCCACTGGAAATGCTTTCACACAGTTTTGTCCCCTTTTTGTAAAGCTGAACACATATTTCAACATACAAAGCTGTAACTTGGTGCTATTGAAGAACatgcattgttattatcataggATTCAAGACCAATGTGCGTACACTCTCACACTCTTTGACAGTTTGATGCATTCAGAACGCAATCATTAATCATGACattaacttcttcttttttttttgcgatcaTATAATTGAGCGCATTAGTAGTATTTCAGTGATCTATACAAAATTATATGTCAACCATGAAAGActgatattaaaaacaaaaaagaaagaaagaaagatgcagAGCATACAGGACATTTTCTTCACTGTTCAGTGGGTGACCAGAATCGGTGAGAGTACAGaagactcctgttataacaaagtcctcgggactggcagctttctttcatttcatagcattttttgtttgttagttttttgAAATGGCCCAACAattaatcataaacaaaaaatattgatgataatttttggacctgaatttttacttcattgcaTCAAGACTTTTGTTAATAgagtgtttgttataatgggagtgttATCTATAACACTGTATGGTGGATCCCTGACAATTACCACAATTAGAATGCATAATATTCCAGCTTGTTGAGCAGCAACTGATACCcacaaagaacaaaacaagtTTACACTTCAACCTATGTAACACTACAAAAGGGAATGAGTCTAATTTCTAAAGTAACATGTTGCTTGCTCATAacattttacatgaaatgaattcaatCTCCAAACCATTGGTCATGAAACTTGTAGCATGAGAGAGATTAATTgcctttttcatgaaaaaaaaaaaacacaagaataCACACATCTTCATACTTTGAACATGCTTCTGTCGCATCAAGTTACTACTGTTTGACAGAAGTACAATTCATTCTGCAGCATGGTTTCATACGGTCAGTCTCCCAGAAGTTAACTCCACCAGGAAAAAGGTTTTGTACAACTTTAAGGTCCACATTCTAAAAGACATGGGCTGTAAACTGacttgattcatatggactgtACTTACAGCAGTTATGCAACTGACAATAACGTAGAATGAGAGAGACTGACCCCATTTATAAAGACAATGCTAACATCTCTTATCAAAGGATATCGTTGCTGGGGcaacaagaccttgtatctgaaattttggtgaaaatgactttttttgattaatggtcagacaatcagttaagtgatgtcctgtcctgtccaaatcccagtgGTCTTACCCCAAAactgaagccaccatggcatgtcaaaggaaaggctctcccatttgatacagtgctttggctgccattttttttttgctctcctgaatatgacattttgtagatacaaagTTTTGTCagcccagcgacgatatgtgtTACAAGCACATTAACCTGTAATTTTCACACTGATTGCTATCGAGTCCATATCCAAATCACTGCatcagaacacacacacaatttaaaatcaaataaacagcAAGGAAAGCCTTCGTGTAGTTGTCACAATTTACAAggcattcttttttcttttttctttttttttctttttttaatggagggggaggggaactGAAATTATGATCGAATTCTGAGTAGCCTGAATATGACAATTACCAATGTAAATATGTCAATTGGAAGTCAAAATCTAGCCTTTGGGTAAACGGAAGACACACCCGGTAATCaaattatacaaaaagaaaagacgGGTAATGGTTTCATTCCTGGTGAAGGTAGTTATGCACTCGACTTTAGACGAGTGCTGCTTTGGCAGTAAATGTCCTCTCCATAGTCAAAAGTTGCAGGGCTTCACAAAGAAGAGGTGAACTACTGTCAACGCTTGCACCACAAGATCATGACAGAAATAACGAAGTGTTGACACTCGTATGAATCACACTTTCCTACCCTTCCTCCTTTTATGAAAAGCTGTATGTCCATTCCTAAGGGACTTTGCTGCCATTGCAACcatcacaaacaagaaaaaataccACTATGAAGTATAAATATGCATAAGCTTATTGAAAAAGGCAAAGTATTTGCCCTATGGCATACTGAACTTGCAAATTCAAAACATTCCtattaaggttttttttttattattatttttgtatggCATCATTTGAAAGCCATATTATGAAGGAATGGATACCAACAAGAAAACTGTCTTTAATGGAAAGCAGAAAAGTAGAAATAAAATGCTACAGTTCAATGTCATGCACAAGCACAAGGCATGCCTTATTCAATTCAGTATCTCTTGCCTCTCCAGagattaaccctttgaggacgggctgatattgctacaacacgcatttccaatagacacctgcccgagtatactcgagactcatcttcaacaggttaaggggaaaaaaatactgGTAAGCGGCCACATCACAGAAGAATTTACCGACAAGAATGTCATTTGAAGGAGGGCAGTGTATCAACATTTAATAGCTCACTGAAATCTGGGCAATATACTTAGATCATAGACATTTATCATTTTGATTAGCCAATGAACACAGTGTCTCTCTGACATCCGAAAACTAGTTCATATACAGTAATTGTAAATCAGCTGAAACAGTAATCCTTTGTCTTATATCACTGGTGCATTAACATTTAGAAAACAGGCTTCACTATGACCGCTTCAAATACTAAGGACAATATGTCTTTACGCTTTCTTCCTGAATTGAAGAAGTCAGTCTCTCCATGAGGAGTATTATATCAAAAGTCCTGTTTTGCCTATTTTGCGTATACAGTAGTCTCATATTGCAGTTTAATTCGATGGTTTACTCCAGTTGAATAAACGGTCATAAAGATCTCATAAATACCTCTAATGGATGGAATAGAATTGTTCAAATTCTATTTACATGTTGGGCAAAATCTGCTTCCACTTACCCAATGAAATCGAGCAGAGAATAGTGCATTGTAAAGCCTATGGACACTGGTTTGCAGGTACTACACATTCAAGACAGCTATTGAGAAATATACAGTGTAGCTCATGCACACCAGTTGAGGTGATGATTATGAACAAATCGTCACTATCTCTTCCATCACTGGTCTGATCTAGCTCACATCCTCATCAATATACTTTCTGCTACCACGAATAACAAGATTCTCTTTCTAAGCAAAATGTGTCCCTTTACCCACTTAGAATATTCCCATGTATGGATTTACAAGCAGTGTCAAAACAAACTTGGGCACTCCCTTTGGGAAAGAATTTTCCGGCAGACATCGCTAAGAACTCACTAGAGAACAAAGATTGTTAGTGCCAGAATGGTCAGTTCTAGAACAACAATATATTGCCATGTCCATGTATGAACAAGTAAGAAATACGATATGGTGACGGTCAGACTTTATTTTCAACATCGAGAATGAATTACAATATCCACATCTAAAAAGCTATAAACGCACCTGTCTAGCACTGGTGTCACATCTGTTATAGTCTTcgattcaattaaaaaaaaaaaaaaaaaaaaatcgaaaagaGATAGACACAAGTTTCCTTGCATACAAATTCAATCTTTGGTCAATGCCTTAAACattcctggaaaaaaaatcacctctgtTTGACCTAACATGTCCTGCATACAGGATGCGTGATTTCCAGCGTCACATTCCCATAAATACTAGAAAAATGTACTATGCGAGTGCATTGCTGTCTGTGCATGCATTACTGTTTAACTTTGGCACAATTCATCAAGGACCTTTGGCAAATTAACAATTTGATCCCAAAACAGCAAAATCTAAAACCTAATACCTACCATTTTGATTCCTCTTAAAGCGTGAGTCAATCATTCAATACTGCTTTCCATGTTAATCATCAGTTGCAATTTACTTTTCCATTAAATATGGATGAACAAGAAATAGATGGTGTTGGTGGCTTTATTTCCCAAACAATGTCTGAAAATTAGACATATTGCTTGTACTTGCACAGTTCTATTTTGCCTTGGAAAATCCTCTCTGCAGCAGACTATTGACTAAATGGCAGTACTTACATTAAATCTCCAAATTGCCTGCAACTTCTCACCGACTCACCAATTACCTGCCTCATATCTTACCACTACCACAAAAACTTCAAGTCAATCTCAAATCTACACATCCCTGAACTGCTTTCCTGCTTGACCGCCTGGACGTGCTACGAGAAGTtcttttgtcgttgttgctgTTGACATGATGAGGGAAATCAAAAATCATGTTTATTGTGACAAATCAGCCCAAAACAAGGACAACAGCACCAGAACATCTGCAAATACTACTCACACtagcagacaaacaaacaaacaaagaaacagactTGAGCTTCCCATATATGTTGTAGTGAATTATTTCTGATGCCAAGTATGGGGTCCACAGTAATAAGAGACTCCCGACATTTTCAAAACTTGGAACCTCACAAAAATTCAGTGCATTTCTGTTAAAAACCCAATCACTGGATTGAAtcgcattttattttcatagttaCCTGAACACTCTGTCCCGAGTTGTGCTTTGAGAGGTAGTCATGAAAATTCTTGACATAAGATGAATGAATGGGTAAATACGGGGATGGCAAGTCATTCAAACAGCATCTTTGAAGTCCTTAAAGGAATTCTTACGTCTACAGCTGCAAGAGAGAGTGCAGgtgtggaagaaagaaagagtagaGCAACATGCCCTGCCAGGGACAGCAAGCTGAACTCACCGCTCTCTGAAAATTAAAGCTCAGTTCGCTGCTTACGATCATCAATCATGAACATTCTAGTGACTCAGAGTTTGTTGAATGACCGAATGTGCCTATGGTGAGAATGAGACGGTGCAGGGTTGATACGGCTTGCACAATATCACATTATTGCTTTGTCACGGAAGATTTTCACATCATGATTAAATGGAAGGAGATACAAAGTCTTCACTAGCAAAAATCTGAATGGTACCTTACTCATAAACTGATACAAATCATGTTGTCATAAAACCTTCATATCATAGTATCACTTGCTCCCAAAGTCATGTAAACAAGCATTCACCCaatatgaaacaaagagatgtcTGAACAATGCCAGACTCAAGCTGGTACGTCATTCATCATTCAACATAATAGAAAACCTTGATAACTGTAAATTTTATCAACATTTATATACAAACCATGTCTCTATCATTTCACCTTTTGTGTTCCTACACGGTAATTCACCGTCATTAATTTCAGGCTAATTTGATGCCACCACATAAAAATATAAGCTTTCTTCATCACGTTGGACTTTAAAATCCACCCTGCTCCATGCAAACCACAGCATTCACAATAAATTGTTATCAATGTTTTGGCACCGAACGGTGCCCTCGTTGGTCATCAAAGAATAAGCTCGTCGTCAAGCGGTTGAAAGTGACTCATTACAATCTGCTCCTTCACGCCCTCCAGCGTATCGGGGGCCCACTTTGGGCTGTGGTCCTTGTCGATGAGGACAGCGCGCACGCCCTCATAGAAATCGTGGCCCCTCTGGGGATTCAAAGGACACAGGAGCGAACCATTAAAGCCACTATTCAACATTGGGAGGAGTGATTAAACAACTGTTAGAATTATCACATTTGCTGCATATGTATAGttcagctgtatcacaaaacaccctactGTACAAAAACTTTGcaataaagccacaaatatatttaggagatatcactaattttctcaacAAGCCGTCGCGGTGATGGTTTATTCCAgaaatttttttaaagtaaaactattgttaaaatttttatatttgaaaatacttaacattgactaTTCTGATTAATACTTTCAAGCttcacttcatatttcattttgaagcactaaagctgtgtttaatttttgtttttcttatctGCAAATGTTCACAAGGGGCTTTAAGTGTCAAAATTTGCCACAAAactgctaattttttttttctcctttcctaCCTTTGCATTCAAAATTGAGGATCTCTAGAAGGGAAATTGTGATTACATTAAATCTTTGTTAAATCGACTTCACTTCTAAAAACTCTTTctcatccccacccccctcaaaaaaagaaaagaaaccaaaataAAACTATTATGAGGCTTTTAGGGTGGAAAGAGCTTCACAGCCACACAGCAAAAGTGACtttgatggaagaaaaaaaagagatcttTTTGAAGCTTTTACTGAGAAGTTCTTGCGATCAATCCTAGTAATCCAAGATGGATATAGTCTGATACAAACCAACCAGGGGAAGGGAGTTAACTTGTAAGACTTACAATGCATCCCTGTGCCATCCTGTACTCCATTGACAGGACATCAGCCAGGGAGAGTTTGCCGCCCTCTGTCAGCTGTCTGTGGGTAATCTTCATCGACGTAGGCGACATCTTTTTCAGTGTCTGCAAGTTGAGACCATACAAAGAATAAGCTCATACAGTATTCACTGTTCACtcattttcaattatctctctaaaaaacaacaacatagcaATAACAGCACTAATGTATCTTTCATTTACTTTATTGTTCAAGACTGAAATCAACTTTGTTTAAATTTCTGCTACTATTATctcatatctacaaaataagACTTTCCATTGATTAATAACCTTATGGCTTTACGACAAAATATTGGGATTTCACAGTCAACAATAAATGGATCCAAAAGTAACGCACACATGCAAGCATAGACAGAGGAAATCTGACTAATATCACAATAATACGGGACTATGTCAAACAAGGCAGGAGAATTCTACTGACATTGAAAGAAGGGAAACGCGTGCCAgtaaaaacactttttttttctagatctCCAACATTGTTATATACTGATAATGTAGACTCTAAACTCTACTACCAGTTATGTGCTAAACTTGTgaaatatcattgtgtgtgtgctttggaACTGCTTttaaaaatacacatatatgttaatcatgtttcaCAAAGAACCTTTATTTTCCTGTTCCAAATTCTTTGAATCAGTATCTACCTGGGCAAAACTTTGAAATGACCTGctgtataatgtatacattgGATAGGCCTGCCACATAAGCCATGTCtgaacctctttttttttttttttttttttttgaaaatcaaagataCCAGTAGTCTGAGGCTGTGACTGAAACCTACCTCCAGCTGTTTTGTGGCCCACTCAGACCCATCTTGCTCCAATTTCTGAAATATCTCCTCCAATGACTCCCCGTCAAACAGCCTATCTATGTGTTCTCTATGGGGCTCCAGGGAAAATGGCTTGTCGACATCAATTGTGCACTGCAGGAAACATGCAAATGAATGACAGTTCTGTGCAGTTTTGGCAATGAAACTTTATTAAGAGAAATTGACGAGAGTTATGGTGTAGATGGTTAGCTGCCTGCATTCCCTATATATCTGAAATCATTGATTGCAGGAACTACATAGTGGTGCCAACACTCCAGCTTTGCACTACAACATTAAAATAGTACAGAATATACAAGATAAAATGTGAGAGAATGCTCTTTGTCCTTTCTTAATGCCAGAAAGAGCATCTTGACTTGCAACAGAGGGATAAAATCATAACATACAAAACTTCTCAGCTGGTTTCATCGAGCCTAGCACCCAAAGTCACACCATTGTTACCCAGACATTATATTGGGTGAGCCAACTCGTTACTTCCACAGGGCCcgacattaaagggattgtatagttctggttgagacctaatttcaggtttctaacattttttggtgagataatgagatacctcttatgaaatatgaaagggcatgtaattccatgaggaattcaacgtttatttgatgaaaattggttttgaaatggccgagatatccaaaacagagagattctaataaagtgtgggacccacactttattacgatcgctttgttttactttgtttttgtatgtttcagttattccaaacccaattttcatcaaataaactttgacttcCTCTTAAACTGGTACTATTTCataggtgttttcttggtacctcgcaaaaagttaaaagcccaattctcatctccaccaatactgtactatccctttaacattttttCTCCACTTGCCCATCAGCCAGGTAAAAGTCCTCTATTTTCAAATTCTTACTTGCTCGAAAGAAAAAGTATTAACCCCTCAAAAATGccactgaattgaattgacttgagGAGCTTCTGATTTTCATATCAAAGTCAAAATCTGACTTGCCCAAATGGGCAAGTAAGtgactttttaatattttcattggCCCAAATACAATTTTACTTGCCAAAGGCAAGCAGGCAAGTTAAAAGTCAAACCTGCTTCTGTAAACTATTGTAATTGGACACTTAAGCATcctcaattttttgcattaggCCCATTTCAATTAACTTTGGGTGCAAAATTGTTTTGCTTATACAGTTAGTCCCCTGTTATCCAGCCATGTCAGGACTGGTGCCCATCTGGTTAAGTGATGTGGCTGTACATGAGAGAAACAAtgtttatgtattatatataaaagTGCAAGTAGGCTACCGACCCAGTGGTAGCCctatgtacatattgtacactgCAAGAATAGATTAATTTATGCTGGCATATATGAAATCATAGTCCTGAAATTGACACATTTTACTGTAAGATTAATAACATGCTTCTGGAGGGAATATCATAGGTAAATTGCCCAAGTTTTTAGGGAGTTTTAATTGTGTTTAAaatcacttcttcttcttcattttttttttcttcttcttctttttcgggCTTTCACTGCATGGAGGCATCCGGATAATAAGAGAGAAATCCGGACAAGAGAGGGCCAGGCAATTGAAGTCAAGCTGGAAATGTAATTTTGTACCTTATTTAATATCTCCACAAATGTTGATAAACTAGTGACAGTTTCATTGAGCATAAGATTTGTGAAGATTTTCACACCACAAAGTATTCTATGTTCATAGTAACAGCCATTACCTCTTGGTGATAACGTTGTAGAACTTCTTGGATCTGGGCATCCTGAGGTGATGGCAGTTTAAGTAGCTCTTGTTCCAAGTCagacagctgaaaaaaaaaatgcaaaatacattttcaataAATCACCATTAGAGgtaaaatcatatgaaatattcacaTCCTTTGCATCATGTTTTAGTTGGGTTGCTATAACCTTGCAATGACAATGGGATGGGGGATGGGTTTGAAGTTGCTCTATCATCATAAAAATGGGAATTGATTTCatgatacatttttctttacaCAAACAAGTAGAATATTCTGAGGTGATCACATCATCATTCCAGGTAATTTGCACAAGTTGTTGCAACCAAAATAGCCAATTAATGAAAGTATGTGACATCcgaaaatgtcatatctttctTACTTTAAGTACAATTATGATGGAATTGCAACCCTTTTGCAACCATTTAAATGCCCTGATTTCAATCTATTCACTACAGTCAACTTGACCACTGTGCAAAATGCTCTTTACATAATCACATCAGATAAGTAAATTTTCTCCTATAATGTAGTCTATTTGAGTGTTTATAAAAAAATTCTCCATTAGAGCTGATCATTTTACACATTCAATGTTCCCAGGGGCTGGCGAGCTGAGTGTGGTGCCCCGTCAGTTATTGGTGGCAGGATATACCTTTTTGGCTAGACGAGCCATTCAGTTTCTTGGAGAAACCCCACCCATTGATTCTCTGCTGACTATAAAAACCTTATAGACTTGTCTCCGTCCCATTCAGCCCTCACCTTCTGAGCTTCTATAAAGTGGGTGGCAATTCCGGCATGGAAGACATCACGGCCTTTCAACCTGTAACCGGTCAGCGAGAGGTAGAGTCCCAGCTTGCCACTCAGACGGGGGAGGAAGTAGCCACCCCCGACGTCGGGGAAAAGACCGATGGCGGTCTCAGGCATGGCAAATAGTGTCTTCTCTGTGGCCACACGATACCTACCGTGGACTGACAGCCCAACACCCTTGAGATATGGGGGGATAAAGAAAGTCAAGAGGTAGACATATGAATCTAGACTAATGTACTGCAGGGTATGATGAGACAAAGAGATGCATGCCTACTGTTACTTCTGTTCATTGAAAATACCATCAATACAACATTATACAGGGAGGTTTCCATTGCCTAAATCTATGCCAAACATTATATGATGTGTGAACAGACCAAACTGTGCTCCTCTCCTTTTACATAAACTGactactctcccccccccccaaaaaaaaaacaaaaacaaaaaacaaacacacaaacaaacaaacaaaaatgatcaAGAGGAGGAGACTATTGCTTTAGAAAACTTGCTCATTGCACAGACGTGTTTTTCTAGTCTAGAGTATTTTTCATATCTTATCATTGGCAGTAGACTCATCCcctctttttcctcttcattATACGGTTCAGCAAGATGAAATAATCTTACACTATTCAGTTTGGGCATACAAGAAGTGCTGCTGGCATGGAACAACTATGTAATGGTTGTGAGTTACACAAACACTGCACTTAAGTATGAACATATAAACATGAACTTGGCATGTTGGGATGAAGGTTTTGAGAGGACTTGTCTTTTTGTGGAGTTTCGGGGCATTCCTGGTCTTGGTTGTCTATAGCAATGCTTTTGCAAGTTTCCTCACAAACACATGTGAATTTGTCTTCAAAGTACAGAAAATATTCTCTGATATGAGATACAACACAGCTTGGTATTCACTTTGGGGTAGAATGTTTACATCAGAAGCTTGACAACGAAAGGCTGTCCTCACCCCACCCATCGTGATTCCGTGGATGAATGCGATGTATGGAATCCGCATCGTGCCAATGGCGTGGTTCAAGATGTATTCGTTCTTGAAGAAGCTGCCAGCTGATGGATCGCCAACCTTGCCAGCATCTGTCACAGCTGTGCatgaatggaaatgaaaacactcaaaaaaatcaagctGTTTAGATTTACACGGAAAATCATTCACAAGACAACTTTAGAATGGGTAATCAAGTCTTTTCTTCATATAAGAGAGTCAATCCTGCTATCTCAACACAAAAGCAAGCCAGATTGGAAATGTCCACATTTATGTGCCGGACGgacataatgattatgattttagaaaaacaaatacaaacagaagATATCAGTTCCAATATGCAATGCTGTAAAATCCATTGTTGATTCAATCTACAGCTTATATTGTAATGGTCATGTCTGGACTGCTCTTTGGATGTTGCTACCTGCACCAGTTATATGGAAAGAGCTACCACAACACAATGAATAAGTGAAAGGTGTAAGTCTAACAAAACATGTGTCTCTATAGGGGTGCTGGAGAATGGATTAGTAACAGCCCTGAATTTGCATCATGTAACATTCGGAAATTAATACCGGTATTGAATTGCCCGTAAGTCTGGCAGTGTTGTGTATGGGTGCCTTTGATCCAGTCAGTTGTTTCAAGTGCAGTAGCAATGATAAGTCTGTACTCTTAATGTTCTCATGGCAAGTATAGCACATACGGTTCTTCTCATTAA
The DNA window shown above is from Diadema setosum chromosome 14, eeDiaSeto1, whole genome shotgun sequence and carries:
- the LOC140237709 gene encoding 3-hydroxyisobutyryl-CoA hydrolase, mitochondrial-like, with the translated sequence MLAPRLMLTRASVQRTAVVLRHVRMSSTTSAEEDVVLERVDSAGVITLNRPKALNALNLSMVMKITPKLREWCADPTVSMVIMKGTGDKAFCAGGDIKAVTDAGKVGDPSAGSFFKNEYILNHAIGTMRIPYIAFIHGITMGGGVGLSVHGRYRVATEKTLFAMPETAIGLFPDVGGGYFLPRLSGKLGLYLSLTGYRLKGRDVFHAGIATHFIEAQKLSDLEQELLKLPSPQDAQIQEVLQRYHQECTIDVDKPFSLEPHREHIDRLFDGESLEEIFQKLEQDGSEWATKQLETLKKMSPTSMKITHRQLTEGGKLSLADVLSMEYRMAQGCIRGHDFYEGVRAVLIDKDHSPKWAPDTLEGVKEQIVMSHFQPLDDELIL